TCTGGTCAGTGCAGCTGGGAAGGAGAGAAAACTGGTGATTACACTAAATCAAAACTGCATCGTGTAGTTACAGTTTCCAGAAGAAACATCTTTTTCCTACCATCTCATCTCCAGAAACAGAGTGTAAAGCAGATGGAGGCCGAAGCAGTTTAAAGCGTAGGCGTTGACCGTGGGTTTGACGAAGGATGACACCGAGCTGATGATGGTGATCACCAAGACGAGCCTTGAAAACGTGGACCTgttgaacagacagacagacagacagacagcaaacTTTGAGGAAAAGGCTCAAAAATGTAGATGCAAGTTCTCCGCATTGAAGAAAACCTGACATACAGAGTCTGTTTTCTTCAACCTGCATTTTTTCAACTGATATCTTGACATTGTTACGAAATATTTGCATTCAGCAGTTACTGTGCAACACTGTCTTTCATTCGGAGCTGTGATTGCGACAGCCTGATGAATGCAGCTCCAATATTGACTTTTCTTCTCCCGCTAAATGCTCCATTATGTTCACCAGTGTCACAACTTAGCTTAAAGGTcaagacagaggagagagacgCAGGGTGAAAGCtggacaaacaaatgaaaaagaaatcaacacaaaccaaatgaACAAATACCATGAGATGTGACAGTGAGTATAATAATTGATgaggacgtgtgtgtgtgtggataggTGCGCGGTGTGATGTTGCTTATGTTGaatgacacaaagcaaacaaagaagCGTGGGAGAGAAGAGGCGACAACATATGGCCAGGAAATCCCAGCATTTAAAGGAGCTCTGCGTCTTTACAGCATGAAATATTAACAGTGActtcaaacagcagctctggcTCAGGGCCATAAAGCCGACAGTGACCAGTGATCCATCCATGTTCAGGAAGGATCACTGAGGACCGACCTGCCATGTTTAAAAACCTGGAACATCATAGTGAGGCGATTTAGGGTTGTGGGATTGTTTTCAGGTGCTCATCAAATTTTTATTCCTCTTCCCCATCTTGTGGTTAAATATTTACACAAGCTGGGAGGGGTTCCATTTTTACAGCCCTCCGTTCTGTCACATCCAGGTGATGGCTGCAGTATCATATTGTGTCTATTGTGGCATTGACGCCTGCTGGAGCTGTCAGACTGGATCCTCAGCCAATGCAGGTTTGCTTTCACCGTGGCGTGCCTTGGAAACACTCATTGTTTGTCGTCTTATTAAAGGATTATTGGGTTTTGTGTGAGGCCATAGAAACACACGCAGACATGAAATACCACTAAATAAAGAGCTTGTCGAAACATAAATCATTCACCTGTTGCTGGGTCATTAGTTACGAGGCCAACGTACCTGTCTTTTATAAACGAAGGGAAGAGTTTGCGAGGGAACCAGACAGCATATCCAACTGCCAACACCCACAGGATGGACAGCTCATCCAACATCTGGCCTACGAAGCTAAGAGTCATGTGGAAGTACGCTGAGAAAAGCCCTGCAAGAAGAGAGAATAGGTGAATGTGAAATAATTATTGTTTCCATCattttctaaaagaaaaaaacacatgggTCCAAAAGAAAAGGACTGAGTGGTTACAAGAGGCgtgttaaaacagaaaatgtgggTACTTGGGTTCAGTTTTAAAATTATTCCACAATAAATGCGCAGGAGTCCTGAGATGATTCAGGAAAGAGgggaagaaaataaacacatttctgctgcataagtctaggcttttattttacataatttcaaaaataattttcttggAAGTAGACTTCCTGCATACTtcctatttttaatttattagttGTTTGGAAATTCCAACATTTccaaatgtcttattttgttcagactaaaaataatcacatttttggtaTTTGTGTTTGAAAGATTATACAGATTAGATTGATGGCCCTTTGTCAGAACACTTTatacagaaaaacagttttttatgGCCTATGACATTTCTTTCCACTTGATGCCACATTTCTTGTATTTTCTAGTGTTTTACTTGCATGTGTACAATATAATGTTAATATATCATTACTGCACCAGAACACAAGAACTGCATATTTGTTACACATCAGAAGACTTGGTAGCTTTATTTAAACTGGACCTACGCATTGCCGATGCAGGTTAATagttttttaaagattatttgTTGGTATTTCAAGCCTTTACTTGACAGTTCCAGGAGAGACAGATAAGAAATGGGAAAAGAAACCAGGAGACTGACATACAGCGAATGGCTTAGACAGTTTAAACAGCCGGGACTCAAACCTGGGGCTTGTTCAAAGCTGAAGTACAGTGTGGCACCAAACCACTCCACTATCAGGAAAGAGGCAGATTTAtgatttgttcatttgttgtcaccTATAAACAACTCAAGACTATAAAAATTATATGGAATAATGAGTCTTTCTACTAGGGTGGATGACTCATGTTCTGTAATGTAAggcagtggttctcaaactGCAGGGCGTGGAACCCTAAAGGAGTGGAAGTCAGTTGAATGAATAACATTTATATGGGGAAATAAAGAGAGTTTGCTGGTGCTATCGTTGTGACCTGTATTGCATTGAAATTAAACGTGGATCCTTTTTTATTGGTTGTATTTCCAACGGTAGTTAATGATTGACAATTGTGATGATCTTTTTTCAACCTCGAAAGGGCACATGCTAGGAAAAACTTGCTAGAACCACTGaactaaagaaaatgaaatgctaTGCCTATAACTTCTGTTCTCTTTGAGTTGATTCACTTGATTCAGCACATAAAAAAACGCAACATGAGGCCACACAGAAGGCTGATGTTTCATACAAAATATGATTCCTCTTAATTTAAGGGaagtttcagatttttgttgagATCTAAACATCAGAATGAAAATCCTTCATGGCTCAATCCCAGTATAGAAACCTAATCATTAAAACCTCTCAGACTCAACTGACATCACTTAGTAAATCATTGTGTGCTAAATGGGTTTGaaatgtaaacaataaacagcagCCTTGCGACATATGACTTTGAACATATTTCATTCATCATCATGTCATTAAGAACAAACGGCCGCTCACAGTGACTCACCACTGAGCTATGTTTTTAAACCTACATGTAACTGTCTTTTCTGTTGTCATGGAGAGGTTGAATGTTCCTTCCatgcttgttttgtttacatttttaataaaaatgtgtcgATTGGTAGCTTTGTGCAATGAGCTGTTTGGAGAAATGTAGAGTTACACAAGAGTTTGCATAAAGGGCTGAAATGTTTGTGACTTCGTGGTTTCACACCTCAAAGTCTGTGAGAGATTAGATCAAAATCTGTGAGTTAAACAGCAACAAGAAGGATAGAAAATGTGACCTACCTACAAAAATCATCATGATCCAGACCAGGTGGATGGCCAGGTTCCTCTCTTTGGCATAAGGGTGCAGAAGGTAGAGCATGATGGGAGATATGATGAAGAAGACAAAGCTGCTCATCTGCAAGGAAGACATCGATTCAATTCTAAATCATCTAACCAAAAGGTAAAATATGATCAGATTCAGATGAATGTTTTCTGAATGACGTATTGGCATTCAGTAAACAGAACTTACAGTGTTGAAGTACTCGACCACATGCTCGGAGTGTTTGTAGTTGTCTTCACACCAGTCGATTTCTGAGCTCTCATAGGAGAAAACTCCTGCCATCCTCTCCAGAGAATAAACACCTGAGAGACGACGAGAAGGGAAACAATGATCTCAGACTATTGATCAGtcaataacaaaaaacacaccTGCAGTTTCACAGATTCAAATAAAGGTGCTTCTGTCAGTTTCTCTCCAAGAAGAATATTTGTATAGGTGGTTTATGGAAATCAGCGTCCACTTCCCCCCGCAGTcgtatttacagtgtagtacaGTCCCTGCATTTAAATATGGACTGGAACCCTTTTCACAACTTCAtgtaaataatcatttaaatgtACTGTGAGATGAGGAAAAGATCAATAAACTGCAActttttctggttttctttaaTAAACCAAATGAATATTactttcattttacttttctgtACATGAGACAGATTTTAAACTAAATGGTCAAAAGCAAAGCAGGGCCAGAGATATCCAGAATTTCATAGTCCCTCCTGGAACCTACACTTCCCATAATGCAACAGCATGAGATCTCCACAGTCCAAATATTCCTGACGTTATTCAACTTGTTTTACAGGCTGAGTGATGCTGCGAATGATGAGTCAACTGATCCTCATGTGTAAAACTAGAAATGCTACATAGTGTGACTGTGACACAACAACGTGTCAATCAATAACTGTCATTTTGGTGTTTCACAACATGATACAAAAATGCTGCAGTTTCATTAGACGCAGGTACTCAGATTTCAGCTAGACACCAGAGCACTGCATAAAGCAACTAAAAATAACCCTACCTTTACCAGCTGCAAAgttaaatgcataaaataaacattaatgcACCAGGTAATCCTAATCCAAGAAtactacaaataaaatattctgaaaTGGGCCATTCTGCATTTTGATGCCTGTTCCTTAGCCCAATTCTGAATGTATGACTTTTATTGCTTATCTTACAAAGGATCAGATCAGAATACTACTTGCTCCACTCTGAAGATCCCTGTACAAAGACTGCatctgattttttattttttttaaagaaggcaGCCAATAATAGCAGCATGCTCACTGAAGATGCTGCCTGGTACTATAATTAAAGTGGATGTAGCctttctgtgtttcatttctgttggTAAAGTTGCAGTTAAAGACCAGCATTTGCGAAAATCAAGCGTTTTGatttggttgtttgtttttttatatactgAAGATACACAAGCAGTCAATGCCGTGGTTGAGCATTACCACCTTAAAACTAAAGTGAAGtaatgacagtctcaaaaacacagattcagactttcaggGTTTCATACGTAACAAACCAAAAGAATCAAACGTGTGACTCAATCCAAGGTTCTCATTTACTGAGCTTAAAattcagtttgcttttttttttcaaacctcACTCTGAGTGGCTGATGGAAACAGATGACttatgtttaaaaatttccccaaatgtcTGTTATCCATAGAGTCCAACGTCGATCCTTTTGGCTTCACAGTTGTTGAGTTGTCACCGACTGAATCTCAGGTGTTAAAGTTCAGTTTTAACACCGCCATATAAGTGATCATTGAATTCTATGTCTAAGTGGATCAAAAGTATACTGAAGTCAGTACAAGACGATTTTCACTGACACACATATTTCTAACAACATCACAAAAACCATTCTAGATGTTGTAAAGAAGCAGAGCTGATGTATTAAATTGAAACATATTCTATAAGCGTATCTAATGAAGTTCTCAGAATAAGAAGAGTCGTAATATCATATCAAGAATCACCGATTTTTGCACACTAATGTCtgataaaatgacaatattGCATTACTGGATATCAGTTATTGATGCGTTGCTGTGACACTGGTTCAGTTCTGGGGAAGGTGGGGTTAGTTCAAATACTGATATCTACGCTGTGAACTTCCACCTGGTGATCAGTGATCTTTAATTCTGATCTAGCATAGCAcaacatacatttattttttttaaatgaatgaccTGAATCCGTAAAATAGCTGTGaacttaaaatatcaaataaatgtAGTAGAGGAACTGACGATACTTAAAATACTAAACAGAAACACGTTTTAACATTTATAATCCCTGCTGCCCTCAGGGATATGAACAGCAGATAACACAGAATAAATACAGCAGATACGACTTGATTGAACAAATGGGTGGGGTTATGTCACAGTAAACTGAGCTACAGGATCATTTAGCTGATACACAGAAAGGTCACTATTGATCAGCACAGTCGGAGGAACAATAGGATTATTCTGGTGACGTCCTGTCAGAGGTGAGACAATTCAGCAGCAGTTGTGTTAGAACAGAGCCATAAAAAGTAGAACTGGATCTAACAGGTGTAGAAAGTGTGAGGAGCTCTTACCTCCCATGCTGCTCTGTTCCAACCTCTCGGTGTGTCGGTGCGGCTGCAGGTGCAACAGGTGGATTTAACGGGGCGGAGGATCGAGACCGTCCTGTTGCACGGGACCGTGACGTCACCGCCGAACGGTCACACATCGTTGAGTCAATACGTCATCACGAATGAACTCCAGattggagaagaaaaaaaatctgtaatatgCGACAAAACACTGATGCCACTGAAGGTGTTTTAAAAGGCTGTGATCTCTACAATCTGCACCTCAGCAGTCAGTCTGAATGTATTCATCCTATTCCAGATCTTTTACTGTGTCATTAAAGTATCATAAATATTTGGAACAGATACCATGGTCAGGTGTTACAGGCAGTTGCTGTGCTCGCCTGTGTAATCTCAAGTCTTCCCTAGATAGGAGGCTCAACCGGTCCATCTGCCTGTTCAGACGATCAGgtatgtggaggaggaggtgtgtgaTTTAATCCTCTGCTGGAGGTAGAGGCATTTATTCCATTTTCTTTTACGGTCAGTAAACGCAGCAGGGAAGTTTTGCATAAGCAAACTGACATAAGCTGATAGTTAGCACGTCAGGCTGCATGTACTGTATGGATTAGCAAGAAAATAAAGTAAGATTGTCACAAATTAGTAAGTGTTCGTTATGCAAACAAATCAGTGGCAGGTTAATCATATATCTATATTTCAATAATTCTGTTGCTATTAATAAGCATAAACGAAAAATTAAAGTCATCATTATGCATCATGTTACTGATGTATCAATGCattgttttaatgttgcagcAGGTAATGTTTATCTGATTTGAATCACAAACAAATTACTGATTCTCCCAGTGATCAGTACAGTCTTAACCTTTACATTAGTTATTGATTTTATTCTGTACTATGAATTGGAATCTGCAAAGGAACCTGTAGCTAAAATATTACATGTTCATGTCATGTGTATTCATGTGTATTTATTCACAGCCCCTGTTGCACTTTggttttcttgtcttgttttctttcatgcCTCTTTTGAATCCAGGTGCTGTAACATGCAAATTTCCCCAGTATCTTATCTTAAAAAATACAAGATTTGCCTCTGAACTGTTAAAGTGGATGTATAATGTAGGAGAGAATGAGGACACAATAAATGTATGTAGCTACATACAGCTACAATGATCCCTGGACTATGACCCAGCAGTGTACTTTTAAATAATCTCTCGTGGGCCTAAAGAAGCACAGAAAACCAAGTGTGTAACGCCAGTCGTGAGGCTTTGGTTAATCCAATTACAGCCTGCTGCGGAGCTTCAAATGGCTGCTTAGACGCTTAGTGTGCTGTAGGTACGACGCTGTTCCCTGCATCATCTGACTGTAGAGAGCAAATATTAACACAAATAAAGTAGACTTTAGATTCTTCAGTGGTTCAGCGTGATAACACAATCAGCTGGATGTTGCATGTCTCCACACTATACAAAAACACAGCTAGTGTTGTTGACACTTGGTGGGATTACGTTATCTGCTATGGGATCACTGCTCGGTCTGAAAaccagttcagctgaaatcccAAATTAGCCAGGGGCTTTGAAAATCATTGTTATGAAAAACATGCTTTAAAAACAGTTGATTTATGAACAGATCAAGCAAGAAAACCCTTACCTCCTTCCAGAGTTCAACCCTCCAGGAGAAAGTATGAAATGCTACACTCATTTATTCCTGACTATCAGCACTCACAGCAGGTGTGATGCTGCGTGTTTTATGTTTGCTGTTGCtgaatatatttttctgttgtttttactgcttgttttatgtttttagtaTGATTTGTGCTGACACTttgggagaaaaaagaaaaagctgtttgacctttttaaacttttagaAAAGACATCTTCATTTTCACCATCCTGAAGAAACCTGTTCTCtcattatatatttaaatttgtaGCCCTGAAGTTCTTTATTCaagaacaaaaataagactTGTGCATCTTTGTAGCATATACACCATTTTAACCCAACAGTGCATTATTTCTGTGGTTTGGTTCGTacttttgaatttaaaataccttttgctctgtcttctctgtgcgctttttttttattaaacactaaaatgcacaattttttaATAGCTGACTTTgatacaacaacaaaagaaaaatcaattcTGAGTCTaactctttatttttctttccaagTTCATATACAAAATCACATGTTGATTGACTGTGAGTGaatcatattttacaaatatcaaatacacattttaatcaaaaaatgCTATACCcgcaaaaaataaacacatataaTCATGcccctttctttctgtttttattttttttaatttttctactAAATTCAAAAATCTTTTATAACTTACTGATAGAGACCAGTGCAAAACTCCTTGAGGTAAAagtatgaaaatatatttatttttgttttttatggagGTGAAAATatatgaggaaaaaacaaaaatagcagtaaaaatcaatgaatagaAAAATATTGCTCTGTTTAGAGACTTTGATTTTGTCTgaagcaattttttttgttgttattggtgcaaaaatatattttcagatgtttttcaaATGCTATTGCTTGATTGTACGCTACTGATTAAATCAAGAATACTGAGCAGTACTGGACGCTGATCTGGAGAAAAGCTTCAGGCAATTTGAGACGCTGTAGACACCAGGAAGCGATGCAGTATTTTCAGGTCACTTTTCAGTGACGGTTCTAACTTTAACTTTCAGTCACATTCAGCGACGAAGTAACTCAAAGAAAAGTGTTGTGGGAAAGTCAAAGATCTTCTTGTAAGGTTTGACACAACAACAGAGATAAAACTTGAGCAGctctttgcagttttgttttaacaaCCGTGACAGGCAGGTCTCCTGTGGTTTGTTCATGCTTCTCGCTGCCAGACAAATTAGTTGCGGTTCAAATGTCAGCAAATGTCCACCTTTAAACAGTACCGTTTCCATTATGGATGAAGATCTGCAATGCAACTGTGAACAACCCCCAGGCAGGTCCTCACGCAAGCAGTATGTGCTGCTTTCAACAAATTACACGTATttctcaacacacacaaacaggctgGTCAAGTCCTCATCAAATCTTTCCACATAGTTACCGGGGAAGAGACCTTCCCTTCCATGAATCCTGCCCGTCCACCAGCCAGTAggatctgcagagagaagcagcagagacacaaaaggtgAGTCATTTCAAATCtttcaacagatttttaaaactaaatcaCTATTCTTTCATCCACTCACCTTCTTTGACGAGGTCGAACACATCATTGACGTCGAAGCTGATCTCGTCCGTGTCCTGGCCGGCGTATTGATACAAGGCCCGGCAGCGAGGCCCCTGAGGCCGAGGCTGTGGCTtaggagcaggaggaggtcgATGGCTGATGCTCCTTTTTCTTTGCTTCCTGTGACAAAGGAGATGAATGGAGCTGCTGAACTCACACAGTTTCTTTGTGCTTAAATGGTCAGAAAGGAAGAGCTCAACCACAGACGACAGGTTTATCTGTCTTTTTTAAGCATATCTTGTTTTCATACCATAAAACACTTCTGTTATCACAAATTACTGAAACGCCAAacttaaaattaaacttttgacaagaaaaatcaccagTTTGACACAGTAGTTCTGCATTGGGAGAGTTCATAATAAGCATTTAAAACCCATCATGTGGCAGCAAAGATTGCACCTAAAGTTGGTAGAAAGATACATCAGACAGAGCGTGGATGGTTATATTTAAAAGGGAGAAACCAACAGATACAATGAGGTAGTATGTGTGCTGATGAGCTGCTACATATTCCTGTTTCTTGTGTGTTCACACATGGACTTTTACTGACAGATTGCATTATACTAAGACTGTATTTAGTATCCATTCAGTTAATTGCTTGTCAGAATAACAAGCAACTTCCTCCCACACATTTTATCTGTAACTTTCAGAAACTGACAATTCATTATTCATGTTCACTTCATGCAGACACTGCTGAGGTGTGCAGCAATGAGAAAGTTCCcaggctttttattttttccttcatgAATGCACAATAGTGTTTAAAACAAGTGCAGCACCATGGATGTATTTAAAGAGGGCACTGTTATTTAAGCCCCCACATTTAAGCAGTAATTCGGTCTGACTTGTCGTTATAATGTGGCACTTTCTGACCCAGCTTTTGAGTGTGGTGTGCGTTAAAAACTAGTTTGTCTTCCTCATTTTCCTGAAACTAGTGGAACAGCACTTGGCAGGGTGGCATCAGGCCTTCTGCTCATTTATAAACAGGTTTATCTGTCTCACTGTGTCATTTATCAGTTTGTTTGGATTCCATGAGCACTGAGCCTCCCCTTGACAAGCCCTGACAACTCAATAAACCTGTATACTGTGACTTTAGTGACTAATCTCATCCACCCACACATGGctctttaatttagttttttttttatatgtgtGAAGGCGGAGTCTCTTACCCTGACATGCCCTGGTCAGGCACATTCAGGAAGTCCATGTTCCCCTGGTTGTACTGGTTGTTGGTTGGGGGTCGGGGGGCTTTCTGGGAGCCCAGTTTGGGCAGGGCGGCGCTGGGTGGCCGACCATGCTTGTGTGGGGCTGAATATGTGACCTCTGACTGCTGCTGGTGTTGAGGTGCTCTGGAAAACTTGGCTGCTCCATTCTGGTGCGCTGAGGAGAGAAAGTAGAGcaaaaatgaggagaaaattTAATGTGAAATTCAGCTTAATTAGAGACACAGATGTATAAGCAGTTAAAAAGGTACATGAAGTTAAGTGCTTGTTGTGACCCAGAATGACCTCTGTTAGCGTTGTTTTACATTACTGGGTTATTGTATGACTGTGTATGctgcagggattttttttttattgtagctggttagtttttttattgtcttaCATATTGCAGGGTAGTTTAAGGGGCAGCAGGATGTCATATTGTATAAA
This region of Acanthochromis polyacanthus isolate Apoly-LR-REF ecotype Palm Island chromosome 4, KAUST_Apoly_ChrSc, whole genome shotgun sequence genomic DNA includes:
- the acer1 gene encoding alkaline ceramidase 1, with the translated sequence MGGVYSLERMAGVFSYESSEIDWCEDNYKHSEHVVEYFNTMSSFVFFIISPIMLYLLHPYAKERNLAIHLVWIMMIFVGLFSAYFHMTLSFVGQMLDELSILWVLAVGYAVWFPRKLFPSFIKDRSTFSRLVLVITIISSVSSFVKPTVNAYALNCFGLHLLYTLFLEMRCCTDQKVLRLAKLSVALWGLAISCWLSDRFGCSFWQQLNFCYLHGIWHILIVVAVAYGSTLIAYLDANYEIPYSLPGLQYWPCDKWAVGLPHIVLKGTTKTLKRC